One stretch of Amycolatopsis sp. NBC_00345 DNA includes these proteins:
- a CDS encoding LysR family transcriptional regulator, with the protein MLNPWRLSLLSRLDSLGTIRAVAQASNLSPSSVSQQLAVLEAETRTQLLERTGRRVRLTPAGLTLARRARAVLDHMDTVEAELRSLGDEPVGRVRLGAFQSAVHTLAVPAVTRLAGVHPHIEVELLDLEPHESLPALRAGDADIIITTTDFVEQPLGPDVDLVPLAADPVVLVLPPGRAARGPADLAAYAGESWVFEPPQSYMANLATRLCRESGFEPRVVGRFSSYMLTLQHVEAGLSIALLPGLAVDPRYRVTTRELAVPVTRTITAAVRRGSPPRAAVNVVLDALRHHPGLPGTVPAAGPS; encoded by the coding sequence ATGCTGAACCCCTGGCGGCTGTCGCTGCTCAGCCGGCTCGACTCGCTCGGCACCATCCGCGCGGTCGCGCAGGCGTCGAACCTGAGCCCTTCGAGCGTGTCCCAGCAGCTCGCCGTGCTGGAGGCGGAAACCCGCACCCAGCTGCTGGAACGCACCGGCCGGCGGGTCCGGCTGACCCCGGCCGGGCTGACACTGGCCCGCCGCGCGCGGGCGGTGCTCGACCACATGGACACCGTCGAGGCGGAGCTGCGCAGCCTCGGTGACGAGCCGGTCGGGCGGGTGCGGCTCGGCGCGTTCCAGAGCGCCGTGCACACCCTGGCGGTGCCGGCCGTGACGCGGCTGGCGGGCGTGCACCCGCACATCGAGGTCGAGCTGCTGGACCTGGAGCCGCACGAGAGCCTGCCCGCGCTCCGGGCCGGCGACGCGGACATCATCATCACGACCACCGACTTCGTCGAGCAGCCGCTGGGCCCGGACGTCGACCTGGTGCCGCTGGCCGCCGACCCGGTCGTGCTGGTGCTGCCGCCGGGACGCGCCGCGCGGGGGCCGGCCGACCTCGCCGCCTACGCGGGCGAGTCCTGGGTGTTCGAGCCGCCCCAGTCCTACATGGCGAACCTGGCCACCCGGCTGTGCCGCGAGTCGGGGTTCGAGCCGCGGGTGGTGGGCCGGTTCAGCAGCTACATGCTGACGCTGCAGCACGTCGAGGCCGGGCTGTCGATCGCGCTGCTGCCCGGCCTGGCCGTGGACCCGCGCTACCGCGTCACGACGCGTGAGCTCGCGGTCCCGGTGACGCGCACGATCACCGCCGCCGTACGTCGAGGCTCGCCTCCGCGCGCCGCGGTCAACGTGGTGCTCGACGCCCTGCGCCACCACCCGGGCCTGCCGGGCACGGTGCCGGCGGCCGGCCCGAGCTGA
- a CDS encoding DUF503 domain-containing protein translates to MYVGAVEFDILLDEIHSLKQKRSVIKPVVAEVRKRFAVSVAEAGHLDLHRRALIGVAVVAAGGEHVRDVLDSCERYVASRPEFVLLSAHRRLLGPDD, encoded by the coding sequence ATGTATGTCGGGGCTGTTGAGTTCGACATCCTGCTCGACGAGATCCATTCGTTGAAGCAGAAGCGTTCGGTGATCAAGCCGGTCGTGGCGGAGGTGCGTAAGCGCTTCGCCGTGTCGGTAGCCGAAGCGGGTCACCTCGACCTGCACCGGCGCGCCCTGATCGGGGTGGCCGTCGTCGCCGCGGGTGGCGAACACGTCCGGGACGTGCTCGACTCGTGTGAGCGGTACGTGGCCTCGCGACCGGAGTTCGTCCTTCTGTCGGCGCACCGCCGGCTGCTGGGCCCGGACGATTAG
- a CDS encoding PhzF family phenazine biosynthesis protein has translation MLPFHQVDVFTSRFLLGNPLAVVHGAEGLTDEQMAAFARWTNLSETTFLLPPVHADADYRVRIFTTEGELPFAGHPTLGSARAWLEAGGVPKADHLVQECGAGLVRVRRTGERLAFAAPPLIRGGDVDAADLDGVKRALHLKDEDVVGAQWADNGPGWLALLLKDADTVLGIRPDSAAFGEINKIGVVGPYPPGGEVAYEVRAFVRTAEDPVTGSLNAAIGQWLIGTGQAPDSYVAAQGTNLRRRGRVHLERVGPDIWTGGDTVIGITGSVRLP, from the coding sequence ATGCTCCCCTTTCACCAGGTCGACGTCTTCACCAGCCGGTTCCTGCTCGGCAACCCCCTCGCCGTGGTGCACGGCGCCGAGGGTCTCACCGACGAGCAGATGGCGGCGTTCGCCCGCTGGACCAATCTCAGCGAGACGACGTTCCTGCTGCCGCCGGTTCACGCGGACGCCGACTACCGAGTGCGGATCTTCACCACCGAGGGCGAGCTGCCCTTCGCCGGGCACCCGACGTTGGGCTCCGCACGGGCGTGGCTCGAAGCCGGTGGCGTGCCGAAGGCCGACCACCTCGTCCAAGAGTGCGGGGCCGGGTTGGTGCGCGTGCGGCGCACGGGGGAGCGGCTCGCGTTCGCCGCGCCGCCCTTGATCCGCGGCGGTGACGTCGATGCCGCGGATCTTGATGGCGTGAAGCGCGCGCTGCACCTGAAGGACGAGGACGTCGTCGGCGCACAGTGGGCCGACAACGGCCCCGGCTGGCTCGCGCTGCTGCTCAAGGACGCCGATACGGTGCTCGGGATCAGGCCGGACTCCGCCGCCTTCGGCGAGATCAACAAGATCGGTGTGGTCGGCCCCTATCCGCCGGGAGGCGAAGTCGCGTACGAGGTCCGCGCGTTCGTGCGCACCGCCGAAGACCCGGTGACCGGCAGCCTGAACGCCGCGATCGGCCAATGGCTGATCGGCACCGGGCAGGCCCCGGACTCTTACGTCGCTGCGCAAGGCACGAACCTCCGCCGCCGCGGCCGCGTCCACCTCGAACGCGTCGGCCCCGACATCTGGACCGGCGGCGACACGGTCATCGGCATCACCGGCTCGGTCCGGTTGCCGTGA
- a CDS encoding cytochrome P450 family protein, translating into MPDPAQIDPVHFDADFLNDPVCAYARLREAGPVHRANSPDGASIWLVTRYAEVKAGLGDPRLSLDKANSSGGYHGLSLPPALDRNLLNLDAPEHTRLRRLLGRAFTPRRVEALRPEVARIADELAAALPAEADLVAGYAVPLPIRVICALLGVDPADVTDFRAWTDAVLMPTDPDAAREAMRSLYGYLASLIAAKRAAPGDDLLSVVAPELTDDELLSAAFLLLLAGYENVVYTLGNGLVELLARPSLCASLVASPSLLASTVDEILRHASPLQLAIRRFPVEDVVIGDVEIPAGDTVMLAVASAHRDPSAFASPDTFDANRGENPHVAFGHGPHFCLGAPLARLELEVGLGTLLRRFPRMSLAGAPRWRSSFRSRGTATLPVILGGRER; encoded by the coding sequence ATGCCTGACCCTGCCCAAATAGACCCGGTCCACTTCGATGCGGACTTCCTGAACGACCCGGTGTGCGCGTACGCGCGGCTTCGTGAGGCCGGCCCGGTGCACCGGGCCAACTCGCCGGACGGCGCGTCGATCTGGCTGGTCACGCGATACGCCGAGGTCAAGGCCGGCCTCGGCGATCCGCGGCTGTCACTGGACAAGGCGAACTCGAGCGGCGGCTATCACGGCCTCTCGCTGCCGCCCGCGCTGGACCGGAACCTGCTGAACCTCGACGCGCCCGAGCACACCCGGCTGCGGCGGCTCCTGGGCCGCGCGTTCACCCCGCGCCGGGTCGAGGCCCTGCGGCCGGAGGTGGCGCGGATCGCGGACGAGCTGGCCGCGGCTTTGCCGGCGGAGGCCGACCTGGTCGCCGGTTACGCCGTGCCGCTGCCGATCCGGGTGATCTGCGCGCTGCTCGGGGTCGATCCCGCAGACGTCACGGACTTCCGCGCCTGGACCGACGCGGTCTTGATGCCGACCGACCCTGACGCTGCGCGTGAAGCGATGCGCTCGCTGTATGGCTACCTGGCGTCGCTGATCGCCGCGAAGCGTGCCGCCCCGGGGGACGACCTGCTGAGCGTCGTCGCCCCGGAGCTGACCGACGACGAGCTGCTGAGCGCGGCGTTCCTCCTGCTGCTGGCGGGGTACGAGAACGTGGTGTACACCCTCGGCAACGGTCTCGTCGAGCTGCTCGCGCGGCCCTCGCTGTGCGCGTCACTGGTGGCCTCGCCGTCGCTGCTGGCATCCACTGTGGACGAAATACTCCGGCACGCTTCGCCGCTGCAGCTGGCGATCCGCCGGTTCCCGGTGGAGGACGTGGTGATCGGCGACGTCGAGATCCCGGCGGGGGACACGGTCATGCTCGCGGTGGCCTCCGCGCACCGCGACCCGTCGGCTTTCGCTTCACCGGACACGTTCGACGCGAATCGCGGGGAGAACCCGCACGTCGCTTTCGGGCACGGGCCGCACTTCTGCCTGGGCGCGCCGCTCGCCCGGCTGGAGCTGGAGGTCGGTTTGGGCACGCTGCTGCGGCGGTTCCCGCGGATGTCGCTCGCCGGTGCGCCGAGGTGGCGCTCGTCCTTCCGGAGCCGGGGGACGGCGACGTTGCCGGTGATTCTTGGAGGCCGGGAACGGTGA
- a CDS encoding MATE family efflux transporter, which produces MDPGDRIPARRVLGLAVPALGVLAAEPLYVLVDTAVVGHLGALPLAGLALGGVVLSQISTQLTFLSYGTTSRTARLHGAGRRSEAVSEGVQATWLAILVGLALLVAGQLLAGPIARALSGSDEIADAAVSWLRIALFGAPLILVTMAGNGWMRGVQDAARPLRYVLAGNGISAVLCPLLVYVADLGLEGSAIANVVAQVVSASMFLVALARERVPLRPDFGVMRAQLTLGRDLVLRSLAFQACFVSAAAVAARTSTEAVGAHQVVLQLWTFLSLVLDSVAIAAQSLVGAALGGGAARQARGVASQIVAYGLMLGCFLCALFAALSTTLPHAFTSDPGVLAEIPHAWWFFVALQPIAGVVFALDGVLLGAGDAAFLRTATLVSAGIGFLPLIWLSLALGWGLTGIWVGLSLFMVLRLAAVLVRWRSGQWAVVGAVR; this is translated from the coding sequence ATCGACCCTGGCGACCGCATCCCCGCCCGTCGTGTGCTCGGCCTCGCCGTGCCCGCGCTCGGCGTGCTGGCCGCCGAACCGCTGTACGTCCTGGTGGACACCGCCGTGGTCGGGCACCTCGGCGCGCTGCCGCTGGCCGGGCTCGCGCTCGGCGGGGTGGTGCTGTCGCAGATCTCCACGCAGCTGACGTTCCTGTCCTACGGCACCACCTCGCGCACCGCGCGGCTGCACGGCGCCGGCCGGCGGTCGGAAGCGGTCAGCGAGGGAGTGCAGGCCACCTGGCTGGCGATCCTGGTCGGGCTGGCGCTGCTCGTGGCCGGGCAGCTGCTCGCGGGTCCGATCGCCCGTGCGCTGTCGGGCAGCGACGAGATCGCCGACGCCGCTGTGTCATGGCTGCGGATCGCGCTGTTCGGGGCGCCGCTGATCCTCGTCACCATGGCCGGCAACGGCTGGATGCGCGGCGTGCAGGACGCGGCCCGGCCGTTGCGTTATGTGCTGGCGGGCAACGGGATCTCGGCCGTGCTGTGCCCGCTGCTGGTGTACGTCGCGGATCTCGGCCTGGAGGGCTCGGCGATCGCGAACGTGGTGGCGCAGGTCGTTTCCGCGTCGATGTTCCTCGTGGCGCTGGCGCGCGAGCGCGTGCCGCTCCGGCCGGACTTCGGCGTGATGCGCGCGCAGCTCACCCTCGGCCGCGACCTGGTGCTGCGCAGCCTCGCTTTCCAGGCCTGCTTCGTCTCCGCGGCGGCCGTCGCGGCGCGGACGTCCACCGAGGCCGTCGGGGCGCACCAGGTCGTGCTGCAGCTGTGGACGTTCCTCTCGCTGGTGCTGGACTCCGTCGCGATCGCCGCGCAGTCACTGGTCGGCGCGGCCCTCGGCGGCGGGGCCGCACGGCAGGCGCGGGGCGTGGCCTCGCAGATCGTCGCGTACGGGCTGATGCTGGGTTGTTTCCTGTGCGCGCTGTTCGCCGCGCTGTCCACCACGCTGCCGCACGCGTTCACGTCGGATCCCGGCGTACTCGCCGAGATCCCGCACGCCTGGTGGTTCTTCGTGGCGCTGCAACCAATCGCAGGCGTCGTCTTCGCCCTGGACGGCGTCCTCCTCGGCGCCGGCGACGCCGCCTTCCTCCGCACCGCGACCCTGGTCAGCGCCGGCATCGGCTTCCTGCCGCTGATCTGGCTGTCACTGGCCCTCGGCTGGGGCCTGACCGGCATCTGGGTCGGCCTGTCGCTGTTCATGGTGCTGCGCCTGGCCGCCGTGCTCGTCCGCTGGCGCTCGGGACAGTGGGCGGTGGTGGGCGCCGTGCGCTGA
- a CDS encoding MFS transporter: MSPGRATVRSWLIWLTAVTVYLLAVFHRTSFGVAGLQAAERFGVGAAALGTFTVLQVGVYAAMQIPTGVLVDRYGPRRVLTAAVLILGLGQLLLGVASTYGVGLLARGVLGLGDALTFVSVLRLVAAHFPRRQYALLTSFTSAVGYVGNLAATVPLTLLLDGPGWTVTFLAVGAITVLYTIPVLLRVRDTPLGVPEPVREPVRPAELGRRVRTAWRVPGTRLGFWVHFTTMFAPNVLTLLWGVPFLVQGQGLPPATASALLTVFVFGSMAGGPLLGTLIGRRPSLRMPLVGGYLGGAALVWAVLLGWSGPLPMGVLVPAFAFLALGGPASMIGFALARDYNPMERVGTATGVVNVGGFVATTITALAVGVLLQWTGGNFRLALLAVVAVLALGTARMLVWWRRARAHLFAAEARGEAVPVRIRRRSWDAVAERAVAA, translated from the coding sequence TTGTCGCCCGGCCGCGCCACCGTCCGGTCCTGGCTCATCTGGCTTACCGCGGTCACGGTTTACCTGCTGGCCGTGTTCCACCGCACCTCGTTCGGCGTCGCCGGGTTGCAGGCGGCTGAGCGGTTCGGCGTCGGTGCTGCCGCGCTCGGCACGTTCACAGTGCTACAAGTCGGGGTCTACGCCGCGATGCAGATTCCCACCGGCGTGCTCGTCGACCGTTACGGGCCGCGGCGGGTGCTCACCGCCGCCGTGCTCATCCTCGGGCTCGGCCAGCTATTGCTAGGCGTCGCGAGTACTTACGGCGTCGGGCTTCTCGCGCGTGGCGTGCTCGGGCTTGGCGACGCGCTGACGTTCGTCAGTGTGCTGCGGCTCGTCGCGGCCCACTTCCCCAGACGGCAGTACGCGCTGCTGACGTCGTTCACCTCGGCGGTCGGCTACGTCGGCAACCTTGCCGCCACCGTCCCGCTCACGCTGCTGCTTGACGGTCCAGGATGGACAGTCACCTTCCTCGCCGTCGGCGCGATCACCGTGCTGTACACGATTCCCGTGCTGTTGCGGGTGCGCGACACCCCGCTTGGCGTGCCCGAGCCGGTCCGCGAGCCGGTGCGCCCGGCCGAGCTGGGCCGCCGGGTCCGCACGGCTTGGCGGGTGCCCGGCACCCGGCTGGGCTTCTGGGTGCACTTCACCACGATGTTCGCGCCCAACGTGCTGACGCTGCTGTGGGGCGTGCCGTTCCTGGTGCAGGGCCAGGGTTTGCCGCCCGCCACGGCGAGCGCGCTGCTGACGGTGTTCGTCTTCGGCTCGATGGCGGGCGGGCCGTTGCTGGGCACGCTGATCGGCCGCCGGCCGTCGCTGCGGATGCCGTTGGTCGGCGGGTACCTCGGCGGCGCCGCCCTGGTCTGGGCCGTGCTGCTCGGCTGGAGCGGGCCGCTGCCGATGGGCGTGCTGGTGCCCGCGTTCGCGTTCCTGGCGCTGGGCGGCCCGGCGTCGATGATCGGCTTCGCGCTGGCCCGCGACTACAACCCGATGGAACGCGTCGGCACCGCGACGGGCGTCGTGAACGTCGGCGGCTTCGTCGCCACCACGATCACCGCGCTGGCCGTCGGTGTGCTGCTGCAGTGGACGGGTGGCAACTTCCGCCTGGCGCTGCTGGCCGTCGTGGCGGTGCTCGCGCTGGGCACGGCCCGGATGCTGGTGTGGTGGCGCCGGGCCCGCGCGCACCTGTTCGCGGCCGAAGCCCGCGGCGAGGCCGTGCCGGTGCGCATCCGCCGCCGCTCGTGGGACGCCGTCGCCGAAAGGGCCGTCGCCGCCTGA
- a CDS encoding TRM11 family SAM-dependent methyltransferase, producing MPEYVILVHPSANRVYAASSPALLRAELAVFGAAGLAAGLSEVEEVELGGVGYVKFTSPAPLTGDDLALLSNLSSLYALFELGDGVLRPVTVKPLAKTDSDLLTIQKYPGKTNEQFTKLLLNLTLLATDAPAAWPSRPLRLLDPLCGRGTTLNQAVMYGFDATGLDVDGKDFEAYEAFLKTWLRTKRVKHTADSGPLRRNKIRLGRRLDVEYAFDKDAYRSGDTRHLTFFNADTLTADELLRPNSVDLVVTDAPYGVQHGSHREAGLARSPRDLLAAAVPVWTRVLRPGGALGISWNTNVLPREELVTVLKRAGLEVREGGPYEEFAHRVDQAIVRDLVVAAKPA from the coding sequence ATGCCTGAGTACGTGATCCTCGTGCACCCGTCCGCCAACCGGGTCTACGCCGCCTCGTCGCCCGCACTGCTGCGCGCCGAGCTGGCGGTGTTCGGCGCGGCCGGGCTGGCCGCCGGGCTCTCCGAGGTCGAGGAGGTGGAGCTGGGCGGCGTCGGCTACGTCAAGTTCACCAGCCCCGCCCCGCTGACCGGCGACGACCTCGCGCTGCTGTCCAACCTCTCCTCGCTCTACGCGCTGTTCGAGCTCGGCGATGGGGTGCTGCGCCCGGTCACCGTGAAGCCGCTGGCGAAGACGGACTCGGACCTGCTCACGATCCAGAAGTACCCGGGCAAGACCAACGAGCAGTTCACCAAGCTGCTGCTCAACCTCACGCTGCTCGCCACCGACGCGCCGGCCGCGTGGCCGAGCCGCCCGCTGCGCCTGCTCGACCCGCTGTGCGGCCGCGGCACCACGCTCAACCAGGCCGTGATGTACGGCTTCGACGCCACCGGCCTGGACGTGGACGGCAAGGACTTCGAGGCCTACGAGGCCTTCCTCAAGACCTGGCTGCGCACCAAGCGCGTGAAGCACACCGCCGACTCAGGACCGTTGCGGCGCAACAAAATCCGGCTCGGACGACGGCTCGACGTCGAGTACGCCTTCGACAAGGACGCCTACCGCTCCGGCGACACGCGCCACCTCACCTTCTTCAACGCCGACACCCTCACCGCCGATGAGCTGCTGCGCCCGAACTCCGTGGACCTCGTCGTCACGGACGCCCCGTACGGCGTGCAGCACGGCAGCCACCGCGAAGCCGGCCTCGCGCGCAGCCCGCGCGACCTCCTGGCGGCCGCCGTTCCCGTGTGGACCCGGGTGCTGCGCCCGGGCGGCGCGCTCGGGATCTCCTGGAACACCAACGTCTTGCCCCGCGAAGAACTCGTCACGGTGCTGAAGCGGGCCGGGCTCGAGGTCCGCGAGGGCGGGCCGTACGAGGAGTTCGCGCACCGTGTGGACCAGGCCATCGTGCGCGACCTCGTGGTGGCCGCCAAACCGGCCTAG
- a CDS encoding DHH family phosphoesterase gives MTATLAQDIEAAVELLAGATDVTLLGHVRPDADALGSALALGRVLQQRGAAVRVSFGEPDETPETLRWLDEGGLLTRADALPATERLLVALDTPTLARLGRLAARVDAVRAAGGDVLVVDHHATNAHYGTHHVVDESAEATAVLVTRILEAMGAQIDEPVARCLYAGIVTDTSGFRRASPETHRIAARLLEAGVDPGEVARRVVDDHPFAWLPMLSAVLAEARLEPDAAQGFGFVHAVVRAAAAETVRSEEVESVIDVVRATREAGVAAVLKEAGPSVWMVSLRSAGGVDVSVAAAEFGGGGHRMAAGCTVEGTSEEVLAGLRRALGRAPLLGTKDA, from the coding sequence GTGACAGCTACTTTGGCGCAGGACATCGAGGCCGCGGTCGAACTGCTGGCCGGGGCCACCGACGTGACCTTGCTCGGGCACGTGCGCCCGGACGCGGACGCGCTCGGCAGCGCGCTGGCCCTCGGCCGGGTACTGCAGCAGCGTGGAGCCGCCGTGCGGGTGTCGTTCGGCGAGCCCGACGAGACGCCGGAGACGCTGCGCTGGCTCGACGAGGGCGGCCTGCTGACCCGGGCCGACGCGCTGCCCGCGACGGAACGGCTGCTGGTCGCGCTGGACACCCCGACCCTGGCGCGGCTGGGGCGGCTCGCGGCGCGGGTCGACGCCGTCCGCGCGGCCGGCGGTGACGTGCTCGTCGTCGACCACCACGCGACCAACGCCCACTACGGCACCCACCACGTGGTGGACGAGAGCGCGGAGGCCACTGCGGTGCTCGTCACGCGGATCCTCGAGGCGATGGGCGCGCAGATCGACGAGCCGGTCGCGCGGTGCCTGTACGCCGGGATCGTCACCGACACCAGCGGCTTCCGGCGCGCGAGCCCCGAGACGCACCGGATCGCCGCGCGGCTGCTGGAGGCGGGCGTCGATCCGGGGGAGGTGGCCCGGCGGGTCGTCGACGACCACCCGTTCGCCTGGCTGCCGATGCTGTCCGCGGTGCTGGCGGAGGCGCGACTGGAGCCGGATGCCGCGCAGGGCTTCGGGTTCGTGCACGCCGTCGTCCGCGCCGCGGCCGCCGAGACCGTGCGCAGTGAAGAGGTCGAATCCGTCATCGACGTCGTGCGCGCGACGCGGGAAGCGGGTGTCGCGGCGGTGCTGAAGGAGGCCGGGCCCTCGGTGTGGATGGTGTCGCTGCGCTCGGCGGGCGGGGTCGACGTGTCGGTGGCCGCCGCGGAGTTCGGCGGCGGTGGGCACCGCATGGCCGCCGGCTGCACGGTGGAGGGCACTTCCGAGGAGGTGCTGGCGGGGCTTCGCAGGGCGCTCGGACGGGCGCCGTTGCTGGGGACGAAGGATGCCTGA
- the rbfA gene encoding 30S ribosome-binding factor RbfA — protein sequence MADPARARKLAKRISQIVASAIEHDVKDPRLNSVTITDTKITADLHDATVYYTVLGESLDAEPDFNGAAAALESARGVLRTKVGQGTGVRYTPTLAFVADSIPDDARRIEELLAKAREADAEVARRSAGAQHAGEPDPYKAPRVDEDDEDFAEEETRG from the coding sequence ATGGCCGATCCGGCTCGGGCTCGTAAGCTCGCCAAGCGGATCTCGCAGATCGTGGCCTCCGCCATCGAACACGACGTGAAAGACCCGCGGCTGAACTCGGTGACGATCACCGACACCAAGATCACCGCGGACCTGCACGACGCCACGGTCTACTACACGGTGCTGGGCGAAAGCCTTGACGCGGAACCGGACTTCAACGGCGCCGCGGCGGCGCTCGAGTCCGCGCGCGGGGTCCTGCGCACCAAGGTCGGGCAGGGCACCGGTGTCCGTTACACCCCGACCCTCGCCTTCGTCGCGGACAGCATCCCCGACGACGCCCGCCGGATCGAAGAGCTGCTGGCCAAGGCCCGCGAGGCCGACGCCGAGGTGGCCCGCCGCTCCGCGGGCGCGCAGCACGCCGGCGAGCCCGACCCGTACAAGGCGCCGCGCGTCGACGAGGACGACGAGGACTTCGCGGAAGAGGAGACCCGGGGCTGA
- a CDS encoding alpha/beta hydrolase — protein sequence MRWGTDVSRRGVLLGGTAALVAACSGRPTPVGPPAPIAPPASASALTRPVTVLRPHSAARGRDVDLVLMVPEGVPTSGLPVCVALHGRGANARTFLDLGVPQMLTDLVRTGARPFAVAAVDGDHYWVGTGGGDDPQRMLTDEVPGWLAGSNLRPMTGVLGVSMGGFGALSLARRRRDLTAVATCSAALFRTWSEAKARDVFASESQWQAAEPLLHLDELSPGSLGVWCGASDPFLAANRRLIDRAGPATSHITPGAHTDSYWRGVLPDALRFVGERL from the coding sequence ATGCGGTGGGGGACCGATGTCTCGCGACGCGGCGTGCTGCTCGGCGGCACCGCGGCGCTTGTCGCCGCCTGCTCCGGGCGCCCCACCCCGGTGGGTCCTCCGGCCCCGATCGCCCCGCCCGCCAGCGCGTCGGCCCTGACCCGGCCCGTCACCGTCCTGCGGCCGCATTCGGCCGCGCGCGGACGGGACGTCGACCTGGTGCTGATGGTGCCCGAGGGCGTGCCCACGTCGGGCCTGCCGGTCTGCGTGGCGCTGCACGGCCGTGGCGCGAACGCCCGCACGTTCCTCGATCTGGGCGTGCCTCAGATGCTCACGGACCTGGTCCGCACCGGGGCCCGGCCGTTCGCCGTCGCGGCCGTGGACGGCGACCACTACTGGGTCGGCACCGGCGGCGGTGACGACCCGCAGCGCATGCTGACCGACGAGGTCCCGGGCTGGCTGGCGGGCAGCAACCTCCGCCCGATGACCGGTGTCCTCGGCGTCTCGATGGGCGGTTTCGGCGCGCTGAGCCTGGCCCGCCGCCGCCGTGACCTGACGGCCGTCGCCACCTGCAGCGCCGCGCTCTTCCGCACCTGGTCCGAGGCCAAGGCCCGCGACGTGTTCGCCTCGGAGTCCCAGTGGCAGGCGGCCGAGCCGTTGCTGCACCTCGACGAGCTGTCGCCGGGCAGCCTGGGCGTCTGGTGCGGCGCGTCGGACCCGTTCCTGGCCGCCAACCGCCGCCTGATCGACCGCGCCGGCCCGGCCACCTCCCACATCACCCCGGGCGCCCACACGGATTCCTACTGGCGCGGCGTCCTCCCCGACGCCCTGCGCTTCGTCGGCGAACGCCTGTGA
- a CDS encoding aspartate aminotransferase family protein, whose protein sequence is MAAPTSAPLSTQAFWSDADRHLVRYAGAGAFTREIISRAEGSFLHTEDGRRILDFTSGQMSAILGHSHPEIVETVRRQVGELDHLFSGMLSRPVVDLARRLAGTLPAPLEKALLLTTGAESNEAAIRMAKLVTGGHEIVSFARSWHGMTQGAAGATYSAGRKGYGPAAPGNLAIPAPHAYRPDFTTPDGGLDWRRQLDFGFDLVDAQSTGNLAACIVEPILSSGGVIEPPPGYFAALRDKCRERGMLLILDEAQTGLCRTGSWYAFERDGVVPDILTLSKTLGAGLPLAAVLTSAEIEQTAHERGFLFFTTHVADPLVAAVGNTVLDVLTRDRLDERAATLGAFLRAGLERIGERHGVVGDIRGRGLLAGLELVVDRETKEGSDELGALVTRRCLELGLHMNIVQLPGMGGVFRIAPPLTATEDELSLGLSILDEAIGDAVARL, encoded by the coding sequence ATGGCTGCCCCCACCTCCGCCCCGCTGTCCACCCAGGCCTTCTGGTCCGACGCCGACCGCCACCTGGTCCGGTACGCCGGTGCCGGCGCCTTCACCCGCGAAATCATCAGCCGTGCCGAAGGAAGCTTCCTCCACACCGAGGACGGCCGGCGGATCCTGGACTTCACCTCCGGCCAGATGAGCGCGATCCTCGGGCACTCGCACCCGGAGATCGTCGAGACCGTCCGGCGCCAGGTCGGGGAGCTCGACCACCTGTTCAGCGGCATGCTGAGCCGCCCGGTCGTCGACCTCGCCCGGCGGCTCGCCGGCACGCTGCCCGCGCCGCTGGAGAAGGCGCTGCTGCTGACCACCGGCGCCGAGTCGAACGAGGCCGCGATCCGGATGGCCAAGCTCGTCACCGGCGGGCACGAGATCGTCTCGTTCGCCCGTTCCTGGCACGGCATGACGCAGGGCGCGGCCGGCGCCACCTACAGCGCGGGCCGCAAGGGGTACGGCCCCGCAGCGCCGGGCAACCTCGCCATCCCCGCGCCGCACGCCTACCGGCCGGACTTCACCACGCCGGACGGCGGCCTCGACTGGCGCCGTCAGCTGGACTTCGGCTTCGACCTCGTCGACGCGCAGTCGACCGGCAATCTGGCCGCCTGCATCGTCGAGCCCATCCTCAGCTCCGGCGGCGTGATCGAGCCGCCGCCCGGCTACTTCGCGGCGTTGCGGGACAAGTGCCGGGAACGCGGCATGCTGCTGATCCTCGACGAGGCCCAGACCGGCCTGTGCCGCACCGGGTCCTGGTACGCGTTTGAGCGGGACGGCGTGGTGCCGGACATCCTCACGCTGTCCAAGACGCTCGGCGCCGGGCTGCCGCTCGCGGCCGTGCTGACCAGCGCCGAGATCGAGCAGACGGCGCACGAGCGCGGGTTCCTGTTCTTTACCACCCACGTCGCGGACCCGCTGGTCGCCGCCGTCGGCAACACCGTGCTGGACGTGCTCACCCGCGACCGCCTCGACGAGCGTGCGGCGACCCTCGGCGCGTTCCTGCGCGCGGGGCTGGAGCGGATCGGCGAGCGTCACGGCGTCGTCGGGGACATCCGCGGCCGCGGCCTGCTCGCCGGGCTGGAGCTGGTCGTCGACCGCGAGACGAAGGAAGGCTCCGACGAGCTCGGCGCCCTGGTCACCCGCCGCTGCCTGGAACTGGGGCTGCACATGAACATCGTGCAGCTGCCCGGCATGGGTGGGGTCTTCCGCATCGCCCCGCCACTGACCGCCACCGAGGACGAGCTGTCCCTCGGCCTGTCCATCCTCGACGAGGCCATCGGCGACGCGGTCGCGCGGCTCTGA